TGCTACAGCAATGACATCGAGATTTATGGAATCAAACGAGGCAGCGGAGAAACTATCTGGGATATCAAGCAGCACACAGGCATGGTCTCTTCGTCGCTACATTTACAGTATCGAGTCAACTGCAGTGCTCGTGATGTCTTATTGTCTGGATTCTTTGACTCTATCGGTCTCTATGACAAGCCCAGTCAGAAACAAATTGAGGCAGCAAATGAATGGCTGACGCTACTGCATATGTCCGAGCTGCGAGACACCTCCTTTAAGTCTCTAGAGTATAGCCAGCAGAGGCTGTTGCTTATCGCGCGCGCCATCATCAAGCAGCCAACGATACTTATCTTAGATGAGCCATACCAGGGTTTAGATTTCCTTGGTCGTAAACTGGTGATGAACGCTCTTGAGCTGATCGCCAAAGAAAACCTGAGCCAGCTTCTTTACGTCTCACACTACGTCGAAGATGAGCTAAGCAGCATTCAACATTTTGTCGACTTCGTCCCTGTAGAGGAGCAAGAAGAGGGTTACAAGGTGGTTATCAGTACGCCTATTCAGCAAACGGCAAGCGATAACAAAATGAATGACAAAGCGGGTGCCGAAGGCAATGTGAAAACGAAGTCTCTATGCCGAGAAGAATAGCGCAATGCCTGTCGGCATTTCGTTTGGAGCATGCTAATCTTTAGCTATTGATTCCATTCTTTCATCAAACGAAACATGCTTCTAGAGGGTATTGAAACACTGCTTGTGCTCGCGCAAGAAAAGACAATGGGTAGAGCTGGAAGCCGGCTTTATATCAGCCAGTCAGCGGTGAGCAAGCGTATCGCTAACCTAGAAAAGCGGCTAGGAAAAACCCTGATTGAACCTGAAGGTCGGCAGATTAAACTCACCGCAGAAGCTGAGGCACTGATTGAACGCGTCGGTCCGAGTTTAAATGAGCTAAGAGGACTGATCGCCGAAGAGCAACACGTTGAGAAGCAATCTATTTTGCGACTCGATTGCTCTGAGACGCTGGTCGCAGGCTACTTGAGTGAAGTGATGCCGCAACTGTTGGCGCAAGATAGCTTCCTGATCGTCACGACCAATCATACCCCGCGAATAGTCGAGCACGTCAAATCCGGAGAAGCGGCTGTCGGTTTATGTGCCGGACACCTGAACTCACGGCTTGGACTTATCGCCACGCACCTTTTTGACGAGCCCTTTAAGGTCGTCAGCAAGCAGCCGTTAATCCACCCTCCTACTAGTGTGATTACCAATGACTTGAATAATCCCGCCAACACTTATCAAGCAGGGTTATTACAGCAGGCCGGAATTTCACCTAGCATGCAGATGGACTCGTATACCGCCGCCGCTCAACTGGCGATTCGAGGAGTTTCACCAGCACTCGTGCCACTGTCTATTATCAAAACACTGCACATCAGCGAGGCTTTATGTTTCGACTTTGAGTTTTTGACTGCACTGACGCGTCCAGTTCACGTTATTTATAGACCGAGTGCGCTTAAACAAGCTCGCCTTAAAACAGTGATTGAAACCATTGAGGATGCTGTTCCCAAAGTAGCTTTAATGCCATCACCATCGACATAATCACCACCAATGGGCGGATAAACTTCTTACCTTTAGAGACCACGACCTTAGCGCCCATCCTTGCCCCTAAAAAGCCACCAGCAGCCATCACCAATCCAATCTCCCATACTGGCAGACCAGCGATAATAAAGAAGATCAAGGCAGCTAGGTTCGAGGTAAAGTTAAGCACCTTGGTACGCGCGGT
This window of the Vibrio maritimus genome carries:
- a CDS encoding LysR family transcriptional regulator, whose translation is MLLEGIETLLVLAQEKTMGRAGSRLYISQSAVSKRIANLEKRLGKTLIEPEGRQIKLTAEAEALIERVGPSLNELRGLIAEEQHVEKQSILRLDCSETLVAGYLSEVMPQLLAQDSFLIVTTNHTPRIVEHVKSGEAAVGLCAGHLNSRLGLIATHLFDEPFKVVSKQPLIHPPTSVITNDLNNPANTYQAGLLQQAGISPSMQMDSYTAAAQLAIRGVSPALVPLSIIKTLHISEALCFDFEFLTALTRPVHVIYRPSALKQARLKTVIETIEDAVPKVALMPSPST